Proteins encoded together in one Alteribacter keqinensis window:
- the yfbR gene encoding 5'-deoxynucleotidase gives MESHLLAYFYRLRYIERWSLMRNVMKENVAEHSFHVSIITHSLCTIANEVFHKSVDTEKAVTRSLFHDVTEVITGDIPTPVKHHNSDMLKNFRDIEDLAAKKLVNKAPSDLKHVYQKLIADKDGSELSRYIKAADLLDAYLKCMSELQAGNREFAVAKSQIEDTLQTLEMEEVYYFLTHFAPSFDKTLDEISEE, from the coding sequence TTGGAAAGTCATTTACTGGCCTATTTTTACCGTTTACGCTATATCGAACGCTGGAGCCTGATGCGTAATGTGATGAAAGAGAACGTGGCTGAACATTCCTTTCATGTCTCCATTATTACACATTCCTTATGTACAATTGCAAATGAAGTTTTTCATAAGTCCGTTGATACAGAAAAAGCCGTCACACGTTCGTTATTTCATGACGTAACCGAGGTTATTACCGGAGATATCCCCACCCCCGTGAAACATCACAACAGTGATATGCTTAAGAATTTCAGGGACATTGAAGACCTTGCTGCCAAAAAACTTGTTAATAAAGCACCGTCTGATTTAAAACATGTGTATCAGAAATTGATTGCAGACAAAGATGGCTCAGAGCTGAGCCGCTATATAAAAGCGGCAGACCTGCTGGACGCCTACTTAAAATGCATGAGTGAACTGCAGGCAGGAAACCGGGAATTTGCTGTGGCCAAAAGTCAGATTGAAGATACCCTTCAAACTCTGGAAATGGAAGAAGTATATTATTTCCTCACACATTTTGCCCCGAGTTTTGATAAAACACTGGATGAAATTTCTGAGGAGTGA
- a CDS encoding DUF1499 domain-containing protein, with protein sequence MKKLDLCPKNRRNCVSSLDGEAKKHATDPLPYTGSGEKALQKLHDLLRETNDCEVVRSESYYLHCVFKTKILRFKDDVEFIINETNEVIDVRSASRIGHYDFETNRKRIEEIRQQFSEA encoded by the coding sequence ATGAAAAAGCTGGATTTATGCCCCAAAAACAGGCGAAACTGTGTTTCTTCCTTAGATGGAGAAGCAAAGAAACATGCTACAGATCCTCTTCCCTATACAGGTTCGGGGGAAAAAGCCCTGCAGAAATTACACGATCTGTTAAGGGAAACGAATGATTGTGAAGTTGTCCGCAGTGAAAGTTATTATCTTCATTGTGTATTCAAAACAAAAATATTACGGTTTAAAGATGATGTGGAATTTATTATCAATGAGACTAACGAGGTTATCGATGTACGTTCGGCTTCAAGGATCGGGCATTATGATTTTGAAACAAACCGGAAACGAATAGAGGAAATCAGACAACAATTTAGCGAGGCGTAA